One part of the Caproiciproducens sp. CPB-2 genome encodes these proteins:
- the fliJ gene encoding flagellar export protein FliJ: MKKFAFSLEKVLGFKQQTLDVKKNELALLQMKLTELEKEIYALNDQFTATNRRMLEELQNGLSAGDMLIYKTYFNTLNQKILHLIDQKKQLLDIIAQKKADIVAVNSEISGLEKLRDKQLAEYLKQIQKSEELAMDEYVGQARGAV, translated from the coding sequence ATGAAAAAGTTTGCATTTTCGCTTGAAAAAGTACTCGGCTTTAAACAGCAGACGCTCGATGTCAAAAAGAACGAGCTTGCATTGCTGCAGATGAAGCTGACCGAACTGGAAAAAGAAATTTATGCGCTGAACGATCAGTTCACAGCTACCAACCGCAGAATGCTCGAGGAGCTGCAAAATGGGCTGAGTGCCGGCGATATGCTTATTTATAAAACGTATTTCAATACCCTGAATCAGAAAATTTTACATTTAATCGATCAGAAAAAACAGCTTTTAGATATTATCGCACAGAAAAAAGCCGACATTGTAGCCGTCAACAGCGAGATTTCGGGGCTGGAAAAGCTTCGCGACAAACAGCTGGCGGAGTATCTCAAGCAGATTCAGAAAAGCGAGGAGCTCGCAATGGATGAATATGTCGGGCAGGCGCGCGGCGCCGTTTAA
- a CDS encoding flagellar hook-length control protein FliK, translating to MIKTIQQVTRSTVPQNSKASQTKNPTNAFDTFMQLATLGRELKSTAQTGAEPEEKETKGGKAVSEGNLPVFNAADVSLLSQLLPSGQFPSVVPEPLQVLPQAMTADQVLSADTVQQLPAGSGFLQQIQPQAETATPLLTADTLPQTAVNIPVSGNASQQMTADAASSVSAADAQVTSRQSAETQSVQAPIAAGTDAPVQMAPLTNHQPGVNPSQQVSDAATAVSVQSPAQPQEKSLPAQQTLSEVQAKPGTEKTLSASAPTLEIRPKNVSPADDRDAAPADGQSQSTAQFSDIYRTGNVVIKISDAPSDAARTTCKQVADQILVNYKAGKPEFQMDLYPRDLGKVSVKLAMQSGVLTVSIQASNPKTQSMLMENSSDIRTLLQTTVTQPVQISEPAQEKAWYQQDQQGRQDQAQQQQEEQQHNQQLHRVGLRDDDTSTGDFLSVMQLLKQQAYSL from the coding sequence GTGATAAAAACGATACAGCAAGTCACACGTTCCACCGTACCGCAAAATTCCAAAGCATCCCAGACAAAGAATCCCACGAACGCCTTTGATACTTTCATGCAGCTGGCGACCCTTGGCAGGGAGCTGAAAAGTACGGCCCAGACGGGCGCTGAACCCGAAGAAAAGGAAACAAAAGGCGGCAAAGCTGTTTCCGAGGGAAATTTACCGGTTTTCAATGCAGCGGATGTTTCTCTTTTGAGCCAGCTGCTGCCATCCGGACAGTTCCCATCCGTTGTACCGGAGCCGTTACAGGTTTTACCGCAGGCAATGACTGCGGACCAGGTTCTGAGTGCGGATACCGTCCAGCAGCTGCCGGCCGGTTCCGGATTCCTTCAGCAAATCCAGCCGCAGGCAGAAACCGCGACCCCGCTTTTGACGGCGGATACCCTCCCGCAGACGGCAGTGAATATCCCGGTGTCCGGCAATGCGTCTCAGCAGATGACGGCAGATGCGGCCTCGTCCGTAAGCGCAGCCGACGCACAGGTGACTTCCCGCCAAAGTGCGGAAACACAGTCCGTTCAGGCTCCTATTGCCGCCGGTACCGATGCTCCTGTACAGATGGCTCCGCTGACGAATCATCAGCCGGGTGTCAATCCCTCTCAGCAGGTTTCGGATGCGGCAACCGCCGTTTCCGTCCAGTCTCCAGCACAGCCGCAGGAAAAGAGTTTACCGGCGCAGCAGACACTTTCAGAGGTGCAGGCAAAACCCGGTACGGAGAAAACGCTCTCTGCTTCTGCTCCAACGCTTGAAATTCGGCCGAAGAATGTTTCTCCTGCTGATGACAGGGATGCTGCTCCGGCAGACGGTCAAAGCCAGAGCACGGCGCAGTTTTCGGACATTTACCGGACGGGCAATGTGGTGATCAAAATTTCCGACGCTCCGTCGGATGCCGCCAGGACGACCTGCAAGCAGGTTGCCGACCAGATCCTTGTCAACTATAAGGCGGGCAAACCGGAGTTTCAGATGGACCTCTATCCCCGGGATCTGGGGAAAGTGTCAGTGAAGCTGGCAATGCAAAGCGGTGTGCTGACTGTTTCCATTCAGGCGTCGAATCCCAAGACCCAGAGCATGCTGATGGAAAACAGCTCCGACATCCGTACCCTTCTGCAGACAACCGTTACCCAGCCGGTGCAGATTTCAGAACCCGCCCAGGAAAAGGCATGGTACCAGCAGGATCAGCAGGGCCGGCAGGATCAGGCGCAGCAGCAACAGGAAGAACAGCAGCACAATCAGCAGCTCCACCGGGTCGGTTTACGGGACGACGATACCAGCACCGGCGATTTTCTTTCCGTTATGCAGCTGCTGAAGCAGCAGGCCTATTCGCTGTAA
- a CDS encoding flagellar hook capping FlgD N-terminal domain-containing protein, protein MAINQINAYSYGTNSTSGTNSASGTSQTAASQNSSVLGLNDFLQLLAAQFANQDVMNPTDNTEYISQMAQFSALQAMQELSQITYTQYGASLVGKKVVVASYDTNGKYTEDTGIVDSVNFATGSNVLVVNGKAYDLSSVMKVVNPDAATPPEETPDDPDDSVPDTSGESV, encoded by the coding sequence TTGGCAATCAATCAGATCAATGCCTATTCCTATGGCACGAATTCCACTTCCGGTACCAATTCCGCTTCCGGCACTTCGCAAACCGCTGCCTCCCAAAATTCATCTGTACTGGGCCTGAATGACTTTCTGCAGCTTTTGGCCGCCCAGTTTGCCAATCAGGATGTAATGAATCCGACGGACAATACGGAGTATATTTCCCAGATGGCTCAGTTTTCCGCTCTGCAGGCCATGCAGGAGCTTTCGCAAATAACTTATACGCAATACGGGGCGTCCCTTGTCGGCAAAAAGGTTGTGGTCGCAAGTTATGACACGAACGGAAAGTATACGGAAGATACCGGCATTGTAGACAGCGTCAACTTTGCTACCGGTTCCAATGTCCTTGTTGTCAACGGCAAGGCGTATGATCTTTCCTCCGTCATGAAGGTCGTCAATCCGGATGCCGCAACACCACCCGAGGAAACGCCGGATGATCCAGATGATTCGGTACCGGATACAAGCGGAGAATCGGTTTGA
- a CDS encoding TIGR02530 family flagellar biosynthesis protein yields the protein MDDIQFKKNYSSFINPNYTVPPVSTNTQKSSAADPGNSEFGQLFRKTVEQQQLTFSKHALQRMDSRNIPVSPQLVSQINGAVEKAKSKGIKDALILNGQTAFIVNVPSSTVVTTMSGREMTENVFTNIDGAVIL from the coding sequence ATGGATGACATTCAATTCAAAAAGAATTATTCCTCGTTTATCAATCCGAATTACACGGTGCCCCCCGTCAGCACAAATACGCAGAAGTCCAGCGCTGCTGATCCGGGCAACAGCGAATTCGGGCAGCTTTTCCGCAAGACTGTGGAACAGCAGCAGCTTACCTTTTCCAAACACGCACTGCAGCGCATGGATTCCAGAAATATTCCGGTTTCCCCGCAGCTCGTTTCCCAGATCAACGGCGCGGTTGAAAAAGCAAAATCGAAAGGCATTAAAGACGCTTTGATTTTAAACGGGCAGACTGCATTTATTGTGAATGTTCCCAGCAGTACGGTTGTAACAACCATGAGCGGCCGGGAAATGACAGAAAACGTATTTACAAATATTGACGGAGCCGTAATTTTATAA
- a CDS encoding flagellar hook-basal body complex protein → MMRSLFSGVAGLKAYQTGMDVIGNNIANVNTYGFKSSRTTYRDVYYQTLSGSSASNATSSIGGGNPVQIGYGATAATVDVLNTRSGMATTGRPTDCYIDGEGYFIVKDGSGYLYTRVGSLGFDGDGNLIDGNKKIICGSNVVSGALVPLPNATTGEVTAPAAIKVADYKDYTNITIGSDGKITGEKGGTVTTLGSIALANIPNPDALTLQGGSYLKPVSNTGTSTYYTPGSGATGSLVTSALESSNVDLANEFSQMIITERGFQANSKIITVSDEMLEDLVNLKR, encoded by the coding sequence ATGATGAGATCATTGTTTTCCGGAGTAGCCGGATTAAAAGCGTACCAGACCGGTATGGACGTCATCGGCAACAATATCGCCAACGTCAACACCTACGGATTTAAGTCCTCCAGAACAACCTACCGCGACGTTTATTATCAGACGCTCTCCGGCTCTTCCGCCTCGAATGCCACAAGCAGCATTGGCGGCGGCAACCCTGTCCAGATCGGTTACGGCGCTACCGCCGCAACGGTGGATGTGCTCAACACCCGTTCCGGCATGGCTACAACAGGCAGACCAACGGACTGCTATATCGACGGCGAAGGGTATTTTATCGTCAAGGACGGGAGTGGCTACCTTTACACCCGGGTTGGTTCCCTGGGGTTTGACGGAGACGGTAACCTGATAGACGGCAATAAAAAAATTATCTGTGGAAGCAATGTGGTGTCTGGTGCATTAGTTCCGCTACCGAATGCGACAACTGGTGAAGTTACGGCTCCCGCGGCGATTAAGGTTGCAGATTACAAAGACTATACAAATATCACCATTGGCAGCGACGGAAAAATTACCGGAGAAAAAGGAGGTACCGTGACAACGCTTGGCTCAATCGCCCTTGCCAACATCCCGAACCCGGATGCCCTTACCTTGCAGGGCGGTTCTTATTTAAAGCCGGTCAGCAATACAGGAACTTCGACATATTACACCCCGGGCAGCGGCGCAACCGGTAGCTTAGTCACCAGCGCGCTGGAATCCTCCAATGTGGATCTGGCGAATGAATTTTCACAGATGATCATCACCGAGCGCGGATTTCAGGCCAACTCAAAAATCATCACGGTCAGCGATGAAATGCTTGAGGATCTCGTCAATTTAAAGAGATAA
- a CDS encoding flagellar FlbD family protein: protein MINLTSLNGVSFALNSNLIETIENIPETKITLTTGKYFLVAEERQDIIDKIIHYNRQIFQNTIKL, encoded by the coding sequence ATGATAAATTTAACCAGCTTAAACGGTGTTTCGTTTGCCTTGAATTCCAATCTGATTGAAACGATAGAAAATATACCGGAAACAAAAATCACCCTGACCACGGGAAAATATTTTCTTGTCGCGGAAGAAAGACAGGATATTATCGATAAAATCATTCATTACAATCGGCAGATATTTCAGAATACCATTAAATTATAA
- a CDS encoding motility protein A translates to MDFTSIIGLIAGLGLVIFGIVFDPSAGVIWSTIMNFVDVPSMAITFGGAIAATVIAFPITYFKDIPKHMKIVVSRNRYNPQQYIDTIVDFAQEARRKGLLSLEDKANQEQDSFLRNSIMLIVDAIDPAKVKEILDDELDGLEDRHSHAWQFYEKFSTFGPAFGMIGTLIGLINMLANLDMNADGGATRMAQGMSTALVTTFYGSMMSNLLLTPLAHKLHMRHDEEMVCKEIVVEGVMAIQAGDNPKHIEERLNAYVCEKKRIESGNRGQSPSQSTSSVPEGKKPKRSKKK, encoded by the coding sequence GTGGATTTTACCAGTATCATAGGCTTGATAGCCGGCCTTGGATTGGTTATCTTCGGAATCGTTTTCGATCCTTCCGCCGGAGTTATTTGGTCAACCATCATGAATTTCGTCGACGTACCGAGCATGGCAATTACTTTTGGCGGTGCGATTGCCGCTACCGTCATTGCATTCCCGATTACTTATTTCAAAGACATTCCGAAGCATATGAAAATCGTTGTTTCACGGAACAGGTACAATCCGCAGCAGTACATCGATACGATTGTGGATTTTGCGCAGGAAGCCAGAAGAAAGGGTCTGCTTTCTCTGGAAGATAAGGCAAATCAGGAGCAGGATTCGTTCCTCAGAAACAGCATTATGCTGATCGTCGACGCCATTGACCCGGCAAAGGTAAAGGAAATCCTGGACGACGAATTGGACGGGTTGGAGGACCGCCATTCCCATGCATGGCAGTTCTACGAAAAGTTTTCCACCTTCGGCCCGGCGTTCGGCATGATCGGTACCCTGATCGGACTGATCAATATGCTTGCCAATCTGGACATGAATGCGGACGGCGGCGCTACCAGAATGGCACAGGGCATGTCTACGGCACTGGTAACCACATTCTACGGGTCTATGATGTCCAACCTGTTATTGACGCCGCTTGCTCACAAGCTGCATATGCGTCATGATGAAGAAATGGTGTGTAAGGAAATTGTTGTGGAAGGCGTTATGGCGATTCAGGCGGGAGATAACCCGAAACATATTGAGGAAAGACTGAACGCTTATGTGTGCGAAAAGAAGAGAATCGAATCCGGAAACAGAGGGCAGAGTCCTTCTCAAAGCACGTCCAGCGTGCCTGAAGGAAAAAAGCCAAAACGCAGTAAGAAGAAGTAA
- a CDS encoding OmpA/MotB family protein has product MARKKADPGGGGPNWLDTYADMVTLLLTFFVMLFAMSTMDATKWQKLVKAFSTNKQAAATMEQAIQSDALNSDSGSYFDADASASNVSSESGQGEEAGSGDGSDQVTDFDSLYKYLNDYVHKNGLQDSVQVHKEDNYTFLTFQNSIFFNGDSSELRDDGKKILDFVCDGIKNIPDQIGEIRFYGHTARAGNSTTTTAQAFDRALSSDRAKNVLLYVQLKNIIDPAKMVSEGYGEYRPIVPHDGTEATRAKNRRVEIYISKAGKVSSVLDEVYKDIGSADSKGTVSSK; this is encoded by the coding sequence ATGGCCAGAAAAAAAGCGGATCCCGGCGGCGGCGGCCCGAACTGGTTGGATACATATGCGGACATGGTAACGTTGCTGCTGACTTTTTTTGTGATGCTGTTTGCCATGTCGACCATGGACGCTACCAAATGGCAGAAGCTTGTAAAAGCTTTCTCTACGAATAAACAAGCGGCCGCGACCATGGAACAGGCCATACAGTCGGATGCCCTGAATTCTGACAGCGGCTCTTATTTCGATGCCGATGCCAGTGCCAGCAATGTGAGTTCCGAATCCGGACAGGGGGAAGAGGCCGGCAGCGGGGACGGAAGCGATCAGGTAACGGACTTTGACAGCCTGTACAAATATTTAAACGATTACGTCCATAAAAATGGCCTGCAGGATTCCGTGCAGGTACATAAAGAAGATAATTACACCTTTCTGACTTTTCAGAACAGCATCTTTTTTAACGGAGACAGCTCTGAACTGCGAGATGATGGGAAAAAAATTCTGGACTTTGTCTGTGACGGAATTAAAAACATTCCGGATCAGATCGGCGAAATCCGTTTCTATGGCCATACCGCCCGCGCGGGTAACTCCACCACTACCACCGCACAGGCTTTTGACCGCGCTTTGTCATCCGACAGGGCAAAAAATGTTTTGCTGTATGTCCAGTTGAAAAATATAATTGACCCGGCCAAAATGGTTTCAGAGGGCTACGGAGAATACCGGCCGATCGTACCGCATGACGGGACGGAAGCCACCCGGGCAAAAAACAGAAGGGTCGAAATTTATATTTCCAAAGCGGGTAAGGTCAGTTCCGTTTTGGATGAGGTTTATAAGGACATTGGGTCTGCTGACAGTAAGGGCACTGTAAGCAGCAAGTGA
- the fliM gene encoding flagellar motor switch protein FliM produces the protein MAEVLSQKQIDELLGNLQSGHVNFNEIEEQTTASKVKEYDFMSPKKFTREQLKLLDNVFDNFSRMFSLQLGGMLRSTCQMEILQVEEEEYREFNNALGDSILVAIFGMHNAENKIDDKQILIELSRPISFSIMDRMLGGNGTGYEIERDYTDIELSLLEYLFKQVTPLLNNAWSNYMEIDHTLDMIETNSRLIQLIQPDEAVAIVAIEITIENLKGNMNICLPASSLEEVFRFFNSKYVKPPKKDDPMMEQQRKSAIMHGLKSSPLTVCAILGKTEISLKELLNLQVGDIIPLNTQVNKDSIVLEVENLPWFTGVIGTKKKKYAVKIDKSLQ, from the coding sequence ATGGCAGAAGTATTATCACAGAAGCAAATTGATGAATTGTTGGGCAATTTGCAGAGTGGTCATGTTAATTTTAATGAAATAGAAGAACAGACGACGGCTTCCAAGGTAAAAGAGTACGACTTCATGTCGCCTAAAAAATTTACAAGGGAACAGCTGAAGCTTTTGGATAATGTTTTCGATAACTTTTCGAGGATGTTCAGCCTTCAGCTTGGCGGAATGCTCCGGTCGACCTGTCAGATGGAAATCCTGCAGGTCGAAGAGGAAGAGTACCGGGAGTTCAACAACGCTTTGGGTGATTCCATATTGGTCGCCATCTTCGGAATGCACAATGCCGAAAATAAAATAGACGATAAGCAGATATTGATCGAACTGTCGCGTCCCATCTCCTTCTCCATCATGGACCGTATGCTCGGCGGCAACGGAACGGGCTACGAAATTGAAAGAGATTATACGGATATTGAGCTTTCGCTGCTCGAATATCTGTTTAAGCAGGTCACTCCTCTTTTAAATAATGCCTGGAGCAATTATATGGAAATCGATCATACCCTGGATATGATTGAAACCAATTCCCGGTTAATTCAGCTCATACAGCCGGATGAAGCGGTTGCGATTGTTGCAATCGAAATAACGATTGAAAACCTGAAGGGAAATATGAATATCTGTTTGCCTGCTTCCTCATTGGAAGAAGTATTTCGCTTTTTCAATTCCAAGTATGTCAAACCGCCGAAAAAAGACGACCCCATGATGGAGCAGCAGCGTAAGTCGGCGATTATGCATGGGCTGAAAAGCTCTCCGCTGACAGTGTGTGCAATATTAGGCAAAACGGAAATCAGCCTGAAAGAATTGCTGAATCTGCAGGTCGGCGATATTATCCCCCTCAATACTCAGGTAAACAAAGACTCTATTGTCCTGGAAGTGGAGAATTTGCCGTGGTTTACCGGCGTAATAGGAACAAAAAAGAAAAAATACGCAGTTAAAATTGACAAATCTCTGCAATAA
- the fliY gene encoding flagellar motor switch phosphatase FliY, giving the protein MEPNNEETFSPMEIDAIGEILNISLGSSATSVSEMLEQRVNITTPHVEIQPSSEVHFESMEPAVAVEINYVSGLSGKNILILKESDVKVIVGLLLHTDYSDQEFVMDEMSIGAICEVMNLMMGASATALSQFLNMAINISPPNSFQIDNSEQFKSKYFSSDELVVSVKFNLMIGDLVNSEFISLMTVNLAKEIISSFNFGSSAPQEKHPQPVQQQPAPSPQPETPRAPQPPAAPRRPEPVQTTVPEPVAKPEPQPGYQQNYNVGRMSYQSFDEADSILTSDQSSNLNMIMSVPLQITVEIGRIRKPIKDILDFTSGTIVGLDKQAGSQVDIFVNGKPIAKGDVVVVDDFYGVRITEVLSNNEIMKLI; this is encoded by the coding sequence ATGGAGCCGAATAATGAAGAAACTTTTTCTCCTATGGAAATTGATGCGATAGGGGAGATACTGAATATCAGTTTAGGTTCGTCAGCGACTTCTGTTTCGGAAATGCTGGAACAGAGGGTCAACATAACGACGCCGCATGTTGAAATACAGCCTTCCTCCGAGGTCCATTTTGAATCCATGGAGCCGGCCGTTGCGGTCGAAATCAATTATGTCAGCGGCCTGAGCGGAAAAAACATCCTGATTCTGAAAGAGTCGGATGTAAAGGTAATTGTGGGACTTCTGCTTCATACCGATTATTCCGATCAGGAATTTGTTATGGATGAGATGAGCATTGGAGCCATTTGTGAAGTAATGAATCTGATGATGGGCGCCTCCGCCACCGCGCTTTCCCAATTCCTGAATATGGCGATCAATATTTCGCCGCCGAATTCCTTTCAGATCGATAATTCCGAACAGTTTAAAAGCAAATATTTCAGCAGCGATGAACTGGTTGTTTCCGTTAAATTCAATCTGATGATCGGTGATCTGGTCAACAGTGAATTTATCAGCTTAATGACAGTCAACCTCGCAAAAGAAATTATTTCCTCCTTTAATTTTGGTTCGTCTGCCCCGCAGGAAAAACATCCACAGCCGGTGCAGCAGCAGCCTGCGCCTTCCCCGCAGCCGGAAACGCCCAGAGCCCCCCAGCCGCCTGCAGCGCCGAGAAGACCGGAGCCGGTACAGACGACGGTGCCGGAACCCGTCGCAAAACCGGAACCGCAGCCGGGTTATCAGCAGAATTACAATGTGGGAAGAATGTCCTATCAAAGCTTTGACGAAGCCGATTCGATTCTTACCAGCGATCAGAGCAGTAACCTGAACATGATTATGTCCGTCCCTCTTCAAATTACCGTGGAAATCGGCCGGATCAGGAAGCCCATCAAAGATATCCTGGATTTCACTTCGGGAACGATTGTGGGACTGGATAAGCAGGCCGGTTCTCAGGTCGATATCTTCGTGAACGGCAAGCCGATTGCCAAGGGAGATGTCGTTGTGGTAGACGACTTTTACGGTGTAAGAATTACAGAAGTGCTGAGCAATAATGAAATAATGAAATTAATATAA
- a CDS encoding response regulator: MSKKIMLVDDAAFMRMMIKNTLQQNGYTEIVEAENGEKALTVYAAEKPDLILMDITMPVMDGLESLKQLKELDANVKVVMCSAMGQEAMVVEALKLGAKDFIVKPFKPDRIMKTVNGILG; this comes from the coding sequence ATGAGCAAAAAAATTATGTTGGTAGACGACGCGGCTTTTATGAGGATGATGATTAAAAATACTTTGCAGCAGAATGGCTATACGGAAATTGTCGAAGCGGAAAACGGAGAAAAAGCTCTTACCGTCTACGCTGCGGAAAAGCCGGATCTGATTCTCATGGATATCACAATGCCCGTCATGGATGGTCTGGAATCCCTGAAGCAATTAAAGGAGCTGGATGCAAACGTCAAAGTGGTCATGTGCTCCGCCATGGGTCAGGAAGCAATGGTGGTTGAAGCCTTGAAGCTGGGCGCAAAGGACTTTATTGTAAAGCCGTTCAAGCCGGACCGCATTATGAAAACGGTAAACGGTATTTTAGGGTGA
- a CDS encoding FliO/MopB family protein yields MNFAWGALPLLSFFSDILPLLFSLIAIVFVLYLCYAFSRFMANRVNNVSKSGNIKVLERVALTQDKGLVIIEVCKRYYLVGFANNNIEILKELDEAELNIPGSLQKDTFLDVLNSTLKSRWDVKISDAIFRRADKTEDSEDKKEKK; encoded by the coding sequence TTGAATTTTGCTTGGGGTGCTTTGCCGCTGCTCAGCTTTTTTTCAGATATCCTGCCGCTTCTGTTTTCCCTGATTGCGATTGTTTTTGTGCTGTATCTTTGCTATGCATTCAGCAGGTTCATGGCAAACAGGGTCAACAACGTTTCAAAATCGGGAAATATCAAGGTACTGGAGCGGGTGGCCCTGACACAGGACAAAGGGCTTGTCATTATTGAAGTCTGCAAACGGTACTATCTGGTGGGTTTTGCAAACAACAATATCGAGATTCTGAAAGAACTGGATGAAGCAGAATTGAACATCCCCGGATCTTTGCAGAAGGATACCTTTCTTGATGTTTTGAACTCGACGCTGAAAAGCAGATGGGATGTGAAAATAAGCGATGCAATATTCAGAAGAGCCGATAAAACTGAAGACTCCGAAGACAAAAAAGAAAAAAAGTAA
- the fliP gene encoding flagellar type III secretion system pore protein FliP (The bacterial flagellar biogenesis protein FliP forms a type III secretion system (T3SS)-type pore required for flagellar assembly.): MQYSEEPIKLKTPKTKKKKSKISKKALILITISLALIFLLPVGASAASVNVDVNGKGMDTLEIIEMFTVLALAPSILIMTTCFTRIIIVLSFLRNALGLQQTPPNQVLIGIALFLSLFIMNPVLNEVNTQAYQPYKEQKITQEEFLHKAAVPMKKFMLKQTKKEDLNLFINLSKAKEVKSVDELSITVVIPAFMTSELKRAFTIGFLLFIPFLIIDMIVASTLMSMGMIMLPPAMISLPFKLLLFVLVDGWGLLFKTLAASFNL, encoded by the coding sequence ATGCAATATTCAGAAGAGCCGATAAAACTGAAGACTCCGAAGACAAAAAAGAAAAAAAGTAAGATCAGTAAAAAGGCTCTGATTCTGATTACGATTTCTCTTGCGCTGATTTTTCTGCTCCCGGTCGGCGCCTCCGCGGCGTCCGTCAATGTCGATGTGAACGGCAAAGGAATGGACACTCTGGAAATCATCGAAATGTTTACGGTCCTTGCCCTTGCGCCTTCCATTCTGATTATGACGACCTGCTTTACCAGGATTATCATTGTTCTGTCTTTTCTCCGCAACGCGCTGGGGCTGCAGCAGACGCCCCCGAATCAGGTGCTGATTGGGATCGCGCTGTTTCTGTCGCTCTTTATCATGAATCCCGTGCTCAATGAAGTGAATACGCAGGCGTACCAGCCCTACAAGGAACAGAAAATCACGCAGGAGGAATTCCTGCATAAGGCGGCCGTCCCAATGAAGAAATTTATGCTCAAGCAGACAAAAAAAGAGGATTTGAACCTGTTTATCAATCTTTCTAAAGCAAAGGAGGTCAAGTCGGTCGATGAGCTGTCCATTACGGTAGTGATTCCCGCGTTTATGACCAGTGAACTGAAGCGGGCGTTTACAATCGGATTCCTGCTTTTTATTCCCTTTTTGATTATCGATATGATTGTGGCAAGCACGCTGATGTCGATGGGCATGATTATGCTTCCTCCGGCGATGATCTCGCTGCCGTTTAAGCTGCTGCTTTTTGTGCTTGTGGATGGGTGGGGACTCCTGTTCAAAACGCTGGCGGCCAGTTTCAATCTGTAG
- the fliQ gene encoding flagellar biosynthesis protein FliQ, which produces MSTSQITEVIQAAMVAALKLSAPILIASVLLGLIVSIFQAATQIHEQTLTFVPKLVAIALILVILGPWMMETMNDFTIYIFSLITKLN; this is translated from the coding sequence ATGTCAACATCGCAAATCACGGAAGTGATACAGGCTGCAATGGTTGCGGCGCTCAAGCTGTCCGCGCCCATTCTGATTGCCAGTGTTTTACTGGGACTGATCGTGTCCATCTTTCAGGCGGCCACGCAGATTCACGAGCAGACCCTTACCTTTGTTCCCAAACTGGTGGCCATCGCGCTGATTCTGGTGATTTTAGGACCGTGGATGATGGAAACCATGAATGATTTTACCATCTACATATTCAGCCTGATAACAAAATTAAATTAA
- a CDS encoding flagellar biosynthetic protein FliR gives MELNYDFTLLLFIFMRMSGCVLFNPILGRKNLPVILKVGLTLMLSVFSYHLVPAQTLEIPSFLVLSVSLLKELLIGYMVGYVIQLFLSVMLISGENMDMQIGISMSKIYDPQSNVSMPLSASFINTMFILIFFAVNGHLTLIQIFVKLCVMVPYGTLHFEPAMYQPLINMFSLILVYAVKMSLPVLAAELITEIAVGLVMRAVPQIDVFVINIQLKVILGFVIIIIMAPPLASFLEKLILLMFDNINQVFQALL, from the coding sequence ATGGAATTGAATTATGATTTTACTCTTCTGCTTTTCATTTTCATGAGAATGTCCGGCTGTGTTCTGTTCAACCCCATTTTGGGAAGAAAAAATCTTCCGGTTATTCTCAAAGTCGGTCTCACCCTGATGCTTTCGGTCTTTTCCTACCACCTTGTTCCCGCCCAGACGCTGGAAATCCCTTCTTTTCTGGTCCTGTCCGTCAGCCTGCTGAAAGAACTGCTGATCGGTTATATGGTAGGATATGTCATCCAGCTGTTTCTGTCGGTCATGCTCATCAGCGGCGAAAATATGGACATGCAGATCGGTATTTCCATGTCGAAGATCTACGACCCGCAAAGCAATGTGTCCATGCCTCTTTCCGCGTCGTTTATCAATACGATGTTTATTCTGATCTTTTTCGCTGTAAACGGCCATCTGACACTGATTCAGATTTTTGTGAAGCTGTGCGTCATGGTTCCCTACGGTACCCTTCATTTTGAGCCGGCCATGTATCAGCCGCTCATCAACATGTTTTCCCTCATTCTGGTGTACGCGGTGAAAATGTCGCTGCCCGTCCTTGCGGCGGAGCTGATTACCGAGATCGCCGTGGGCCTGGTGATGCGGGCTGTTCCCCAGATTGACGTTTTCGTCATCAATATCCAGCTGAAAGTAATCCTTGGATTCGTTATCATCATCATTATGGCGCCGCCTCTGGCATCTTTTCTTGAAAAACTGATTTTACTGATGTTTGACAATATCAATCAGGTGTTTCAGGCATTGCTGTAG